The following are encoded together in the Brassica napus cultivar Da-Ae chromosome A9, Da-Ae, whole genome shotgun sequence genome:
- the LOC106358615 gene encoding probable choline kinase 3: MAIGIFGLIPSSSPDELRKILQTLSTKWGDVIEDLESLEVKPMKGAMTNEVFMVSWPRKETNLRCRKLLVRVYGEGVELFFNRDDEIRTFEFVARHGQGPRLLGRFAGGRVEEFIHARTLSASDLRDPNISALVATKLRKFHSINIPGDQTVHIWDRMRTWVGQAKNLCSAAHSEEFGLDNIEDEINLLEQEVNNEYHQQEIGFSHNDLQYGNIMIDEDTNAITIIDYEYASYNPVAYDIANHFCEMVANYHSDTPHILDYTLYPGEEERRRFICNYLASSGEEPREEDIEQLLDDVEKYTLASHLFWGLWGIISGYVNKIDFNYLEYSKQRFKQYWLRKHQLLPFNSSHK; this comes from the exons ATGGCAATAGGAATCTTTGGATTGATCCCAAGCTCATCACCAGACGAGCTAAGGAAGATTCTGCAAACACTTTCGACAAAATGGGGAGACGTAATTGAGGATCTTGAGAGTCTTGAAGTGAAGCCGATGAAAGGAGCGATGACTAACGAAGTGTTCATGGTGAGTTGGCCTAGAAAAGAAACGAATCTTCGATGTAGGAAACTTCTTGTTCGTGTCTATGGTGAAGGCGTTGAGCTTTTCTTTAACAGAGACGACGAGATTCGGACTTTTGAGTTCGTGGCTCGACATGGCCAGGGTCCAAGACTACTTGGCCGCTTCGCCGGCGGCAGAGTCGAGGAGTTTATCCATGCCCGG ACCCTATCAGCAAGCGATCTTCGTGATCCCAACATATCAGCTTTAGTGGCAACTAAGCTAAGAAAATTTCACAGCATAAACATTCCTGGAGATCAAACTGTTCACATCTGGGACAGGATGAG GACTTGGGTAGGACAAGCCAAGAATCTGTGTTCAGCTGCACATTCAGAAGAGTTTGGTCTAGACAATATTGAAGATGAAATCAACTTGCTAGAACAAGAAGTGAACAATGAGTACCACCAACAAGAAATAGGTTTTTCTCACAATGATTTGCAGTATGGTAACATCATGATTGATGAAGACACCAATGCCATCACTATCATT GATTATGAGTATGCAAGTTACAATCCAGTTGCTTATGACATAGCAAATCACTTCTGTGAGATGGTAGCAAATTACCATTCTGACACTCCTCATATCTTGGACTACACTTTATATCCAG gagaagaagaaaggaggagATTCATCTGCAACTACCTTGCCTCTTCAG GTGAAGAACCAAGAGAGGAAGACATAGAACAGCTTTTGGATGATGTCGAGAAGTATACATTGGCGAGCCATCTCTTCTGGGGTTTATGGGGAATCATCTCT GGCTATGTGAACAAGATTGACTTCAATTATCTCGAGTATTCGAAGCAGAGATTCAAACAGTATTGGCTTCGAAAACACCAGCTTTTACCTTTCAACTCATCTCATAAGTAA